The Toxoplasma gondii ME49 chromosome III, whole genome shotgun sequence genome includes a window with the following:
- a CDS encoding ribosomal protein L15, putative (encoded by transcript TGME49_253800), giving the protein MGQAGVSPRFSACLSRSAKQSVTLRNHYSMRVASGPCLAPCSLIYSRCLLPLPVRTVPVSSSLVWGTSRSPVAAFCLRPLSSVSSCVPRFPSSSRNPESPRLSTGLRSPPGSFLDPTSQMRQVARGSCQSFSSLNLQNASFHSCYMFISRSLPAHLVPRVSSACVASSVASPPCLSPCGITAVPLRRGGLAPHAKEPVRGTCTDREISASSYAAASVYPKGYGRGTVPAVSVSPSSSAYLLAPCESAHTRVASYVAAAGGVPRRGSSPFCRPFCRLSQPRLESGGPPGAAERDTDRVKKEGGRHREGRNAERGDADGGTSALRVTREQFHDGSRGLFRPHPFNRRFARVRKPVFPIEARNLRLMYKRKSKRRRGRGDKSNAKGIRWKHVHQQAGRYKGPRSRTFEGGKLPLYRRIPKWPDAWLARQRKVLEPLNLAKLRTFIESGRLDTRFTITQRHLNDSRCVKVKNGVSLFNVNDYPFPYKISIEVAGADQSSIDAIRRVGGEVIIVYRNRLNLRAHIKPYKFEVLPKTARPNLEMVHYLEKMRARGCVVKYVKPQWLIDEEKSLKTELAEFEAEALIAKGEAIERGDPDLRESVDDLQQRLLKRFRLRETRAAELLRHQEAGEKDQAAVDEETRE; this is encoded by the exons ATGGGACAAGCGGGGGTGAGCCCCCGCTTTTCGGCGTGTCTTTCGAGGAGCGCGAAGCAGAGCGTAACCCTAAGGAACCATTATTCTATGCGTGTGGCGTCGGGCCCATGTTTAGCGCCATGCAGTCTTATATATTCGCGTTGTTTACTGCCGCTTCCAGTTCGCACCGTCCCTGTTTCGTCGTCCCTGGTCTGGGGCACCTCACGGTCCCCCGTTGCTGCTTTTTGTCTTCGCCCgctgtcctctgtctcctcttgtgTCCCTCGTTTCCCCAGCTCTTCGCGAAACCCTgagtctcctcgtctgtcgacggggcttcgctctcctcccgGGTCCTTCCTGGATCCGACATCTCAAATGCGACAAGTCGCGCGAGGGTCTTGCCAgtctttctcgtcgctgAACCTTCAGAACGCTTCCTTCCACTCCTGTTATATGTTTATCTCCCGCTCTCTCCCGGCGCATCTTGTTCCACGTGTCTCAAGTGCATGCGTGGCTTCCTCagtcgcgtctccgccttgTCTCTCGCCCTGCGGTATCACTGCAGTTCCCTTGCGGCGAGGGGGTTTGGCCCCACACGCTAAAGAGCCTGTCCGTGGCACCTGCACAGACCGCGAgatttctgcttcttcctaTGCTGCCGCATCTGTCTATCCTAAAGGGTACGGCCGCGGCACCGTCCCTGCCGTCTCCGTTTCACCTTCCTCATCTGCTTATCTTCTCGCTCCTTGTGAATCTGCCCACACTCGTGTGGCCTCGTATGTCGCCGCCGCAGGTGGCGTGCCTAGGCGCGGCTCGTCACCCTTTTGTCGTCCCTTTTGCCGGTTGTCGCAGCCGCGCCTAGAATCTGGGGGTCCCCCAggagccgcagagagagacacagatcgagtgaagaaagaaggtgGACGACacagggaagggagaaatgcagagcgcggagacgcagacggtgGAACGAGTGCACTGCGAGTCACGCGAGAGCAGTTCCATGATGGGTCTAGGGGCCTGTTTCGCCCGCATCCCTTCAATCGACGTTTCGCCAGGGTTCGCAAGCCTGTCTTTCCGATAGAGGCAAGAAACCTAAGGCTTATG TACAAGCGCAAATCGAAGCGACGCcgaggaaggggagacaaaAGCAACGCGAAGGGTATCAGATGGAAGCACGTTCACCAGCAGGCTGGACGCTACAAGGGCCCTCGAAGTCGCACGTTTGAGGGTGGGAAGCTGCCTCTTTACAGACGCATTCCCAAGTGGCCAGATGCCTGGCTTGCCCG GCAGCGGAAGGTGCTGGAGCCTCTGAACCTGGCAAAGCTGCGGACATTCATTGAGAGCGGTCGCCTCGATACGAG ATTCACCATCACCCAGCGGCATCTGAACGACAGTCGATGTGTGAAAGTGAAGAACGGCGTTAGCCTTTTCAATGTG AACGATTACCCCTTCCCCTACAAAATCAGCATTGAAGTGGCAGGCGCCGATCAGTCGTCGATTGACGCCATTCGCCGTGTTGGCGGCGAGGTCATCATTGTCTATCGGAATCGTCTCAATCTGCGGGCTCACATTAAACCCTACAAGTTTGAGGTTCTTCCCAAAACA GCGAGACCGAATCTGGAAATGGTACACTATCTGGAGAAGATGCGAGCACGCGGCTGCGTTGTGAAATACGTGAAGCCCCAGTGGCTGATTGATGAAGAGAAAAGCTTAAAGACGGAGCTTGCGGAGTTCGAGGCAGAAGCTCTTATTGCGAAAG GGGAAGCTATTGAGAGAGGCGACCCTGATTTGCGCGAGAGCGTCGACGACCTGCAACAGCGCCTCCTGAAGCGCTTCCGCCTgcgggagacgcgcgcgGCGGAGTTGCTCCGCCACCAGGAGGCTGGCGAAAAGGACCAGGCAGCAGTGGatgaagaaacgagagagtga
- a CDS encoding hypothetical protein (encoded by transcript TGME49_253810) has translation MESEEQLRCRPPPGGEPPAKVADVRVSGDCASISSPCSLEISYELLLFSLQSCTDPGIQTRQEKLAATTAAVRESLEASLQDRLPAALTGGLKEGPKKGGEVREAVSSQPSISASQIPPPQVASAALAVSLPIYGGAVDPCSRGGGSGGKASERQPAFSCLVKTLPSPSAFSPRSQYPWVPSPAASHADKDACRQSLTVRYLLPVSAPESGDPGGERQREERENSGEGSSSRVARGSAFLGRKQKSVLRLKNQVVSGVHCRLHWSIDTDRLVALTEAVLAASKCASGGSGTLPLASAVSCHETVGSDAKNSQQHTAFPCPSGGAPFAGGSQQSGAADRGGAPRHAWGHFLVFDAEDSDLLGTEQLGPPTAGDQSDSQAPAASCFGSSALPGTAAILRPQSDPRVAAFWRPQLTSLLTRTNLAQAMVSLAAEGRKRREDTGATDEGRSPSEGEEQLSVAAVLDTVEKFPFVELQVADESTNGTWIGGKKLQKQQGASVWPGKATLALSKQYVPSEQPVAAFRWALSIKWRRIQPSTSLLSPSSSSSASLSSARSAGCSPAVVEPMGGCPGGSPAFSLSSRTDKHGESPLGYPPSVSSTSAFDPKGNSAQVLLSRDERATSRGQERPDCAAMEAERMQLRARSEGPTAQKMKEPHLSSLPNRVEPDARGASASCAPGGSVASTGTVEFQIQRAQTRGPDRERESERENCVVNGPFEANQKKDQDPRGTQEGQEVSGNLSLRPNSVTCSSLLATSAELLDLQFPSEDPPQGSSRSQSSSMAAAPVSASAASASAQALRRPAHASAVSLSAPTRAREGECGTEEREKKKMRLVGEAEETRDRDRLCSTPCESWSNDIGCSTRESGREKGAGRLAQQLQKLVKEKRELEDEIQQLLVENEELRNTEQQRQEEFTTLDRSLQEAREKWKAADATIGTLEERAAQREAEIEALRATARQQEERQQCREREWLEEAKRLRAAAAALEEEKADLQDTLEEHKRVLARYTSICAAVREQLRDLSPRRSGPFQIQRRSAPGNLPPLAPSFSSPPTGSRPLASSSSPVPRTSAESTGRAAEPSSGAGPAQPLTAATRKGAENILRSNDEGSRRGVERTEDDAFQSQDRASLEDLLEDPPGPLTLLSPSRARPEQAACLRSTEKSPADWPVLSANSSSECLLRRGEPCAAALCSGARGANGRLGLSRQAMSDGRDPSKAQSRSDEAEAERGKRGSEETLGDERARRLRGTPTSMSVAWNASREELRRTGGEPQDRRGQEERRSEDLTHVTGYATGVSEASALRDDLACNVNDDLLNFLQ, from the exons ATGGAGAGTGAAGAACAGCTGAGGTGCCGCCCACCCCCTGGGGGCGAGCCGCCTGCGAAGGTGGCCGACGTCAGAGTGTCTGGAGACTGCGCGAGCATCTCTTCGCCCTGTTCTCTAGAGATTTCCTATGaacttcttcttttctcgcttcagTCATGCACGGATCCTGGCATTCAGACGCGACAAGAGAAGCTGGCGGCAACTACGGCAGCTGTGCGCGAATCGCTCGAGGCCAGTCTGCAAGATCGTTTGCCTGCCGCCCTCACCGGAGGCCTGAAGGAAGGCCCTAAAAAAGGCGGAGAGGTCCGGGAAGCCGTGAGTAGCCAGCCGTCGATCTCTGCGTCTCAAATCCCTCCTCCTCAAGTggcctctgctgctctcgctgtttctctgccgATCTACGGCGGCGCGGTGGATCCTTGCAGTCGCGGTGGAGGAAGCGGCGGGAAGGCGTCCGAGAGGCAGCCCGCTTTCTCGTGCCTCGTGAAGACCCTTCCCTCGCCGTCGGCCTTTTCTCCCCGTTCCCAGTATCCCTGGGTGCCCAGTCCAGccgcgtcgcatgcagacaaggATGCGTGTCGCCAGTCTCTTACGGTGAGGTATTTGCTTCCGGTGTCCGCGCCGGAGAGCGGAGACCccggtggagagagacagcgagaagaaagggaaaacaGTGGTGAAGGCAGTTCTTCGAGAGTTGCTCGGGGCTCTGCCTTCCTTGGAAGGAAGCAAAAGAGTGTTCTGCGACTCAAAAACCAGGTCGTCAGTGGAGTCCACTGTCGCCTGCACTGGAGTATAGACACCGACCGCCTCGTGGCGTTGACGGAAGCCGTCCTTGCTGCCTCCAAGTGCGCAAGTGGAGGCAGCGGGACTCTGCCTCTTGCCTCAGCCGTCTCGTGCCACGAAACGGTTGGGTCGGATGCGAAGAATAGCCAGCAACATACCGCGTTCCCCTGTCCTTCCGGGGGTGCGCCTTTTGCGGGAGGCTCCCAGCAAAGCGGCGCCGCGGACCGTGGAGGGGCTCCGAGGCATGCGTGGGGTcactttctcgttttcgacGCCGAGGATTCAGACCTCCTCGGCACAGAGCAGCTCGGCCCGCCGACCGCAGGGGACCAGAGCGACAGCCAGGCGCCTGCTGCGTCGTGTTTCGGCTCTTCGGCCCTGCCTGGCACCGCCGCCATTTTGCGTCCACAGTCGGATCCACGGGTCGCCGCGTTCTGGCGTCCTCAGCTGACGAGTCTGCTGACGCGGACGAACCTGGCCCAAGCAATGGTTTCGCTTGCCGcggagggaaggaaacgacgtGAGGACACAGGCGCAACGGATGAGGGGCGTTCGCCAtccgaaggcgaagagcagcTGAGCGTCGCGGCGGTTCTAGACACTGTGGAGAAATTCCCGTTTGTCGAGCTCCAAGTGGCAGATGAGTCGACGAACGGGACCTGGATCGGCGGCAAGAAACTTCAGAAACAACAGGGCGCTTCAGTGTGGCCAGGCAAGGCCACCCTCGCCCTGAGCAAGCAGT ATGTTCCCTCCGAGCAACCAGTCGCAGCGTTTCGATGGGCCCTGTCGATTAAATGGCGTCGAATTCAGCCAtccacttctcttctctctccgtcgtcttcttcctcggcttctctctcttcggctCGGTCTGCTGGGTGCAGTCCCGCGGTGGTGGAGCCGATGGGGGGATGCCCTGGGGGCAGtcccgctttctctctgtcctcgcgGACCGACAAGCACGGGGAATCGCCGCTGGGGTACCCTCCTTCTGTCAGTTCGACGTCTGCCTTCGATCCGAAGGGGAACAGTGCGCAGGTGTTGCTTTCCAGAGACGAGCGCGCGACTTCCAGAGGACAGGAGCGTCCAGACTGCGCCGCTATGGAGGCGGAGCGGATGCAACTTCGAGCTCGCTCTGAGGGTCCGACTGCTCAGAAGATGAAGGAGCCTCATCTGTCTTCACTCCCGAACAGGGTAGAACCCGATGCTCGAGGGGCGTCGGCCTCGTGTGCCCCGGGTGGCAGTGTCGCGTCCACAGGGACGGTCGAGTTTCAGATTCAGCGAGCGCAGACGAGAGGACCTgatagagagagggagagcgagagggaaaacTGCGTTGTCAACGGGCCGTTCGAAGCTAACCAAAAGAAGGACCAGGACCCCCGAGGCACTCAAGAGGGACAAGAGGTAAGCGGCAATCTGTCGCTTCGGCCGAACAGTGTAAcatgttcctctctcctggcAACCTCCGCTGAGCTTCTCGATCTCCAGTTTCCCTCGGAAGACCCTCCCCAGGGGTCGTCTCGTTCGCAGTCGTCCTCGATGGCAGCTGCTCCCGTTTCGGCATCCGCCGCTTCCGCCTCTGCTCAGGCTCTCCGTCgccctgcgcatgcatccgcTGTGTCGTTGTCTGCGCCGACGCGCGCCCGTGAAGGCGAGTGCGGgactgaggagagagagaagaagaagatgcgcCTCGTAGGtgaggcagaagaaacacgagacagagacaggcttTGTTCGACGCCTTGCGAGAGCTGGTCGAACGACATCGGTTGCTCGACCCGTGAGAGCGGCCGAGAGAAGGGCGCCGGCCGACTCGCGCAGCAGTTGCAGAAACTCGtgaaagaaaagcgagagctCGAGGACGAGATTCAACAGCTCTTGGTTGAAAACGAGGAACTGAGAAACACGGAACAACAGAGGCAG GAGGAATTCACGACGCTGGACCGATCCCTACAAGAAGCCagagagaagtggaaag cTGCTGACGCGACTATCGGGACCTTAGAGGAACGCGCTGCCCAGCGCGAAGCCGAGATCGAAGCTCTAAGAG CGACGGCTCGACAGCAGGAGGAACGGCAGCAGTGTCGTGAG AGAGAGTGGCtagaagaggcgaagcgtTTGCGAGCGGCAGCCGCGGCACttgaggaggagaaggcagaccTGCAGGACACTCTGGAGGAACACAAAAGG gtCCTGGCCAGATACACCTCGATCTGTGCAGCTGTGAGAGAGCAGCTCCGCGATCTTTCGCCGCGCCGCTCTGGACCGTTTCAGATCCAGAGGCGTTCTGCGCCCGGCAATTTGCCCCCGCTcgctccttcgttctcttcgccaCCTACTGGTTCTCGTCCTTtggcttcctcgtcttctcccgtccCCCGTACATCAGCTGAATCGACAGGGCGTGCTGCGGAGCCCTCCAGTGGCGCAGGACCGGCGCAGCCACTCACCGCGGCGACCCGGAAGGGAGCGGAAAACATCCTCCGCTCCAACGACGAAGGAAGTAGG cgaGGTGTGGAGAGGACCGAGGACGACGCCTTTCAGTCTCAGGACCGAGCGAGTCTCGAAGATCTGCTGGAGGACCCTCCAGGCCCACTCACGctcctctcgccgtcgaGGGCGCGACCAGAACAGGCGGCGTGTCTACGCTCCACAGAGAAGTCCCCTGCTGACTGGCCTGTCTTGTCTGCGAATTCCTCTAGCGAGTGCCTGCTGAGACGCGGAGAGCCGTGCGCTGCGGCCTTGTGCTCAGGCGCTCGCGGCGCCAACGGACGTCTAGGCCTTTCTAGACAAGCAATGTCTGACGGGAGGGACCCCTCGAAGGCGCAGAGCCGGTCGGACGAAGCCGAGGCCGAAcgagggaaacgaggaagcgaagagactCTGGGCGACGAGAGAGCCAGGAGACTAAGAGGTACGCCGACATCCATGAGTGTAGCCTGGAACGCCTCTCGTGAAGAGCTgcgaagaacaggaggagaaCCGCAGGACCGCAGAGggcaagaggagagacgatcTGAAGACCTGACGCATGTAACTGGGTACGCGACGGGAGTGAGCGAGGCTTCCGCCCTTCGTGACGACCTTGCTTGTAACGTCAACGACGACCTCCTCAATTTCCTTCAGTGA
- a CDS encoding hypothetical protein (encoded by transcript TGME49_253820) has translation MEGAKRDSSGGMFETSVQPQDTREMDENLQERKNVFSEGAPEEASDQVMAPPVRSRRRSTVLGPENAGLYLEFDDAQKKWIGQWHSGVLEDAVAFMRPTVKVPQFKYTQAEKVVLKSGKVPMRDERKDFLEGLCLFVKLAKEYRGDILIISKADLDERDVMLLGLTDGQEIRSYNTEDVFCSAKDLVAVAVVPTSSISFKAKTMDVPIFVGIAEREGGFAVSFANR, from the exons ATGGAGGGAGCAAAGAGAGATTCATCCGGAGGCATGTTCGAGACCAGTGTTCAACCACAGGACACCCGCGAGATGGACGAAAACCTTCAAGAACGTAAAAATGTCTTTTCGGAAGGCGCGCCAGAGGAGGCATCCGATCAAGTGATGGCGCCACCTGTAAGGAGCAGACGCCGGAGTACGGTCCTTGGCCCGGAGAACGCTGGTCTCTACCTTGAGTTCGACGACGCGCAG AAGAAGTGGATCGGCCAATGGCATTCTGGGGTACTAGAAGACGCTGTCGCTTTCATGCGCCCAACAGTGAAGGTTCCACAGTTTAAATACACGCAGGCGGAAAAGGTCGTTTTGAAAAGCGGGAAGGTTCCGATGAGAGAT GAACGGAAAGATTTTTTAGAGGGTCTCTGCTTGTTTGTCAAGCTGGCGAAAGAATATAGAGGCGACATCTTGATTATTTCGAAAGCTGATCTGGATGAAAGAGATGTCATGCTACTGGGTTTGACCGACGGCCAGGAG ATAAGAAGTTACAACACCGAGGATGTTTTCTGTTCGGCGAAAGATCTGGTGGCTGTGGCAGTTGTGCCAACTTCGTCGATATCTTTCAAGGCAAAAACTATGGATGTGCCCATTTTTGTTGGAATTGCTGAGCGAGAGGGAGGTTTTGCAGTCAGCTTTGCAAATCGTTAG
- a CDS encoding hypothetical protein (encoded by transcript TGME49_253830), which yields MPAKPIATVQPMPAARVFFDLRRVSSICALPPPSKSIAGFVAVSNQALSTRETPSVTLCPLPSFGQPLLCRDVPAEEAPGVNCLTRRQEKCVFGSRRRPSGYFSLPISDDTVPKHSRISCRQLPAPRTLETVNRTPASQCGSRDESELTEQSEGDSMCRLRRTHKSRTALITTCSTETSGAVDANVLCREKPTTCCSKVEDRSQTNISQFFLTSWLRLSPVLLAGHKHSESVLQQFYNRLPVRKRFLKAIRKGTLIWDKGQVKIPPIAMQGYGLPNKLVLPHQKEFNNKLPKFKGKINQLKATRIWFQD from the exons ATGCCTGCCAAGCCAATCGCCACCGTGCAACCGATGCCGGCtgctcgcgtttttttcgatttgCGGAGGGTGTCCTCCATCTGTGCGCTGCCGCCCCCGTCGAAGAGTATCGCTGGGTTCGTCGCAGTGTCGAACCAGGCTCTCTCAACTCGGGAAACTCCTTCAGTCACACTCTGCCCCCTCCCGTCGTTCGGACAGCCTCTTCTATGCCGAGATGTGCCTGCAGAAGAGGCACCCGGCGTGAATTGTCTCACTCGTCGGCAAGAAAAGTGTGTATTCGGTTCACGGAGGCGACCCTCAGGATACTTCTCTCTGCCTATTTCAGATGATACTGTTCCAAAGCACAGCAGGATCTCCTGCCGTCAACTTCCTGCCCCACGGACACTCGAGACTGTGAATCGGACCCCAGCCTCGCAGTGCGGCTCCCGTGATGAGTCAGAGTTAACAGAACAGAGCGAAGGAGATTCGATGTGTCGACTGAGGAGGACGCATAAAAGTAGGACCGCGCTAATTACCACTTGTTCAACAGAGACTAGTGGAGCTGTCGATGCAAACGTTTTGTGTCGAGAAAAGCCAACGACTTGTTGCTCGAAAGTCGAAGACAGGAGTCAGACAAATATTTCGCAGTTTTTTCTGACATCTTGGCTCCGTTTGTCACCGGTACTGCTCGCCGGACACAAACACTCCGAATCCGTGCTGCAGCAGTTCTATAACCGCTTACCTGTGAGGAAGCGATTTCTGAAGGCAATTCGCAAAG GAACGCTTATCTGGGACAAGGGCCAGGTGAAGATTCCTCCAATTGCGATGCAGGGCTACGGCCTTCCTAACAAACTGGTTCTCCCGCATCAGAAGGAGTTCAATAACAAACTGCCTAAATTTAAGGGAAAGATCAACCAGCTCAAGGCAACCAGGATCTGGTTCCAGGACTAG
- a CDS encoding hypothetical protein (encoded by transcript TGME49_253850), which produces MLFSSRQTQGNRRGCIDTDGGGLLCSFDTEGDTSLSSLVEDSPWDSGSRNSPFSIGEQRIAPASNRNVPSGGRVASSAFPYPLSSSSSSTRAKPEGEQAGRTDRTAGETSDAYASGSPSRYQRRYTCTAGASKSQNSRAAGSDDTQKPTFSPWASRSNRSQLGSSATPRQVSHRSRSSSSHSSVVPSSGRFGHSVAGTMPSSPSVPPSSSSSRFSSQAGELRKYRFAESRYFVSEEELQELKPDWLRRREEAVERRAALGGSFRQGGRRDGSRDSFRSPWGEAQDASQRTCCFLCFRDDHAPFQCTAKHVFCRLCAGFGHAEEACPLLLVEQSLRGELRVSVNASSHLPSRPSASESDEDASASPRNPQRGGRSLAPSPVSPATSSLFKEGMRRQSDRETGDSATDQGIRCLACGTRGHAICAEPPVTVLQLYCCRCGLYGHCRSDCPGLLSVRGSAGRQGFSRPHAASSAPFASRSASSGRHFASASPSRGVSRLQSRHTNHSPQDALFSKTRGRETPHRPLHAASSFDSSRGEQMARAHKADFDGRPKRTGKKEKKKDRARAEKNAKHKERLREERKRQGKGSWAMHFGGGQKGTERGTGQDEGERETWTTASQSPAKRSKHRHRGLY; this is translated from the coding sequence ATGCTGTTTTCTTCTAGACAGACCCAAGGCAACCGCCGGGGGTGTATCGACACGGACGGGGGGGGCCTGTTGTGTTCCTTTGATACTGAGGGCGACACCTCACTTTCCTCGTTGGTTGAAGATTCTCCCTGGGACTCTGGGTCTCGTAACTCCCCCTTCTCGATCGGCGAGCAGCGCATTGCTCCCGCCTCGAATCGCAACGTGCCGTCAGGTGGCCGCgtcgcttcgtctgccttcccgtacccgctgtcttcctcctcgtcctccacCCGTGCGAAACCAGAAGGGGAACAGGCCGGTCGTACAGATCGGACCGCTGGGGAGACGTCCGATGCGTATGCGTCAGGAAGCCCGAGTCGATATCAACGTAGATACACTTGTACAGCAGGTGCCTCGAAGTCGCAGAACTCCCGCGCAGCTGGAAGCGACGACACGCAGAAACccactttctctccttggGCTTCTCGCTCAAACCGTTCTCAACTTGGGTCATCTGCCACCCCCCGACAGGTCTCGCATCGCAgtcgttcctcttcctctcactcTTCTGTTGTACCGTCGTCTGGCCGTTTTGGTCACTCCGTCGCTGGCACCAtgccttcgtcgccgtccGTCCCGccctcatcttcttcttctcgcttttcctcccAGGCCGGGGAACTGAGGAAGTACCGCTTTGCAGAGAGCCGTTATTTTGTTTCTGAAGAGGAGTTGCAGGAACTGAAGCCCGACTGGCTTcgtcgcagagaagaagccgtcGAGCGCCGGGCTGCTCTCGGTGGCTCTTTTCGCCAGggcggaaggcgagacgggAGCCGGGACAGCTTTCGGAGTCCTTGGGGCGAGGCGCAGGACGCCAGCCAGAGAACatgttgttttctctgtttccgagACGACCACGCGCCTTTCCAGTGCACGGCGAAGCATGTCTTTTGCCGCCTCTGCGCGGGGTTTGGCCATGCCGAAGAAGCCTGTCCGCTGCTCCTAGTCGAACAGAGCCTGCGTGGCGAACTGCGCGTCTCCGTCAACGCCAGCAGTCATCTGCCCTCGCGTCCCAGCGCCTCGGAGAGCGATGAGGACGCGTCGGCCAGCCCCAGGAACCCCCAACGCGGCGGAAGATCGCTCGCTccctcccctgtctctccggctACGTCGTCACTCTTCAAGGAGGGGATGAGGAGGCAGTCGGACCGAGAGACCGGAGACAGCGCCACAGACCAAGGCATCCGGTGTCTGGCGTGTGGGACGCGAGGCCATGCCATTTGCGCAGAGCCTCCCGTCACGGTGCTTCAGCTTTACTGCTGTCGCTGTGGGCTGTATGGCCACTGTCGGAGTGACTGTCCTGGCCTGCTTTCTGTGCGCGGGTCCGCGGGTCGCCAAGGCTTCTCTCggccgcatgcagcttcCTCCGCTCCCTTTGCGTCTCGCTCGGCTTCTTCAGGTCGACACTTTGCCAgtgcctctccttcgcggGGAGTCTCAAGACTGCAGTCTCGCCACACGAACCACAGTCCCCAGGATGCCCTTTTCTCCAAGACGCGGGGGCGGGAGACGCCGCACCGGCCTTTGCATGCGGCCTCGAGTTTTGACTCGAGCAGAGGCGAGCAAATGGCCAGAGCGCATAAGGCCGACTTCGACGGCAGGCCGAAGAGGactggaaagaaggagaagaagaaggataGGGCGAGggcggagaaaaacgcgaagcaCAAGGAAAGACTccgggaagagagaaagaggcaaggGAAGGGAAGTTGGGCCATGCACTTTGGCGGGGGACAGaaagggacagagagaggaactggACAGGATGAAGGAGAACGGGAGACATGGACAACTGCGAGCCAGTCGCCTGCGAAGCGGAGCAAACACAGACACCGCGGGCTCTACTAG